In Piliocolobus tephrosceles isolate RC106 chromosome 12, ASM277652v3, whole genome shotgun sequence, one DNA window encodes the following:
- the LOC111536318 gene encoding 60S ribosomal protein L39 codes for MSSHKTFRIKRFLAKKQKQNRPIPQWIRMKTGNKIRYNSKRRHWRRTKLGL; via the coding sequence ATGTCTTCTCACAAGACTTTCAGGATTAAGCGATtcctggccaagaaacaaaagcaaaatcgtcccattccccagtggattcggatgaaaactggaaataaaataaggtacaaCTCCAAAAGGAGACATTGGAGAAGAACCAAGCTGGGTCTGTAA